The DNA segment GCTGAGGCGGgttgaagccaagactgaTCGACAGGCACGTGGGTCGACGGGACGTTTGTGAGGCTGCGTTGAATTGGGGGCGGTTTTACTACAGCACAATTCTTTGCAAGAGCTATTATTGATAATATCATTGTGTAGAAAGTCTTGTGAACATAAAATCAATGCGGTTTCCATTCTTTTCTGTAAGTTTCATGTCTTGATGCCGCCGTTCTTTTGGCTGGTATCTTCTTTGCTGCACATACCGACCTACCTACTTGGTGTTAGTGGTCTGCTGTACGAACAGTTAGTTCTGCCTTATAAACTGATCTGACGTCAGAAGTAAGCGGCGTAGTCAAAACAGGCAAGTCGTGTTCTGTTTCAACTCCACTCTCTCGCTGATCAAAGGCATTGAATGTCACTCTGCAAGGGACCTTTTCATCCCGTTCCAAGTTCCAATTTGGACTAAACACCAAGGATTCTAACATTCATGCATGAACCTGGACCTACGGCAAACAGATTTATTGTCCGACGTCACAATCAAGGCCATGATCATCATAGGATTCTTTTGTCGTACCAGGCAGAGATGCTTCGGTCAGCATCCCCTGATTGATCGGCATCAGCTGCACAGCCTTGTGAAGGATCGACAGATACCTGGATGGATGCTCGGGGCCGAGAGCTTTGCCGCCCTGTCCTGATCACGATGTAacccatgatgattgatcaCTAAGCTTAAAGCTTGATATTGACAACTTCCTGGCTTGTTCTGGTAATTCAGTTACTATTCCATGTCTATGTAACTCCCTCAACACGCAGAAACCTGTTATTTTGCGCATGAAATATTGTATCTCCGAGCCTCGTAAAAGAGCCAAGCAGCAGGAGGCCTATAATTGAGGCTTCACTCTGAAATCAAGATCCTGTGTCAAGACACCGGATCATGTCAATGGCTCAACTTAATGGTgctccagaagcagcaatAGTAGCATAGAACAGTTTTGTCCTCCCCATGATAACCATACGTCCCTTACCAGCGAATTGGAAGTTGGCTGCATTGATTCCTGTGTAAATCTTCCCAATAAGCTTTCCGGATTGATTCCAGACATGCACGCCATCGCCGCAGCCCGCGTAGACGTTGCCTTTAGAATCACAGTGAATTCCTAGAGTCCAAAACAATCAGCATACTTCTCGCCTCTTGGAACCATATCTGCTAGCAGTAAGAAATAGCTAATCATGCTTACCATCAGGTAGACGAGCTGCTGTGAAGGCAAATGTCTTACGGTTGTCCCATGTACCATCGTTTTGTACATCGAATCGGTAACTATTATCACTATCAGACGTCTGACTGTCACTACCAAAGTGAAGGCTTACATAGAGGCGGGACGAGTGTAGTTCTGCCCGAATAGTCCATTGCTTATGCCAGTATCTGTAACATAAGCGTGAAGTCCATCAGGCGAGAAAGTGAGTCCTGTTGTTCGCTAATCGTCAGTAACCACCTCACCTGAATATTGTTGCAATTTCCGTTGCCTCACCATTTGGAGCGACGAAGCCATCCGCAACAACGGTCAACGCTCCAGTATCTGGGTCGAAGCGATAGACTTGGTTTTGCAGTCCAGGCACAGGACGAAAGTACTGCCAGTAGCCATACATGGTATCTGTGAAGTAAATATCACCGTTGCGTGGATTGACAGAGACATCGTTAAGGGAGTTGAATTGCCTGCCAAAGAAGTTGTTCACAAGCCCTAAATGGCCCAGTAAGCGGTTTTCTGAGCAGAAGAATCCAAAGGAGTGCTTACTTGTAGTATTGTACGGTGCTTCAGGGTTCATCAGATATAAAGCTGAAGGTATCTCATCGCCTTGCCCCTCACCTGCGAAGATGATCTGGCCCTTATAGTTCGTTCCACCTGTGATTCATGAGCAATGGGGACTCCTTAAGGTATAGAGGCTATACTTACCGTTGGGGTTGATGACTTGGGGATCAGAGTCAACGACCGTAATCTTGACTTGGCTCTCCGTGTGCGATCCATTCttcagagcttcagcttcggcCAAAGAAATCTTTTGGATGACAGATGACTTTGCAAGTCCTGTTCCAGCGTCTGGATCACCTGCGTTCTGTACAAAGAAAACTTCTTCAGTCGGAGGGTTCCTATATCACCTCGGATTAGTTGTTGAATGCTAGGTCGTGCACGGGGTTTACGAACCATACAACAGCTTCATGAAAGATGGGATCTTTCTCTGAAGTAGCGAGAAGAGTCAATGTTGGATTGCCTCCAATTATATTGAGGAACTCCGCATCATAAACATGGAATGGTCGTTCAGTAAGGGATTCATAGGTAACTCCTGGCCAGAGGAACCTCTATCACTATGTCAGCATAGGTCATACGCATGTTGGTGCTAACTCACAGTAGTAGCATTGGCTTCTTTCGGTGGAGGGACATGCTCCAGAACATTGAAGCTTTTCTGGTCGATTATCTGGGCCGTAGCTGGTAGCTTGGCAGGGTCAATGGCAGTAGGCTTTGCCTGAGCCTCACCGAAGAGGCCGAGACTATAGGGAATCATGACACCAATGGCAAGTACTCCGATGGCCATAGTGGTAGGAGTCAGAATTGAGCTTTTCTGTGTTTTGCTCGTTCCTTGACGTCCAGAGTCATCTCGAccctttgttgttgatgtaCCCCGCTTTGTCGACATTTCTGAATCCTTGTCCTGCCTCTTCAAAGGCTGTATTCGGGATCGCGCGAGTAGATCGGCATGAATGAGGGTCACTGATGATGCAGAGCAGTCAGACTTTTCCGTGGATGCAGCAAGCTGTTGGTCTAGTTAATTTCTCAATCGCTATCGCACAGAAGTGAAGCCAGCGCGGATGCGACGATACTGCGGGGAGGCCTGCCGGGGTCTAACAAGAGACTGTGAACTCGAGAATGTTTCACAAATGATTACCAACAATTGGACTTCTATAGATATCGATCTGAAACGAAGAGCGCAAAACAATGTCATGAATATTGAGGCTAGATTCGAGGTTCGTTCGGTTCATACGGAAAAGCCCGCATTCCGACTACCGAACCGAACCAGCGAAAAAGTAAGACCGGGGCATTTCCGGTGAAGATGGACTCTACAAGGAGAAGCTAGCGATGGTTCATTATAATTTATATCTGAAATAGTATTTTAGATAACATTGTATTCTGCTACACTATCCCGAAATATTGGTCACTTCGCTATCGCTAGGTAAGGTATTGCGTTCCTTGATGTTCAGTGATATCCTCTGTTTCGAATGTGTTCCGCCACAGAAGCAAGCTGACTATATACACGGTGAGAACATGGCGACGTGATCAAGTCTCGTGGCTCATCATGAACGGGAAGCACGGCCACCAGAATGCAAGGATCCCATACTGCTACGGAGCAGCAAATAGCACGATACTCTTCAGTGGGTTGCTGAGGTATGTCGTGAGAATTTAGTCTCCTCTTGGCACTAATTCGACAACATAAGCGACGATCATGGCGCAGCCAAAAGAACAGCAATTAGCGgggttggcgatgttgactCCAACATCACATTGCCCATTTCTACAACTTTAAAGAATAATTCATAATGCCCAAGGTCTCTCCATGGAAGCAACGAAGCGACGGCCTCTGGAGCCGGCCGCTCATCGGACCCGAGCGCATGTTCGACCAGTGGCTCGAGATCGATGGTTGGACTGAATGGATGGGCGCTGTCATCTTCACGATTGCTCCGTCTTACGCGTCCCAGATGACCAGCAAAATCGATGTTGAGACTTGGTTCAGCAAATCAGTATTGCGCGTTTGTCTTGAGAAGCCCTCCCTCCTGGCAGTCATCGAGCGTGGCGAAGAAGAGTCAGCGGTCGCAAAATCTCGAGACTTCGTCTACTGTCCTCTCGCATCAGGCGATGACTTATCGGAGAGGATTAAGCAGAGGACTACCGTTCTCTATACTGAAAAGTCAGCTCAAGAGGGCTTGAAGCTACTCACGGACGACTTCTACTCGACCCCAGAGAAACGCATCAGCTTTGAGCTCGGAGACCATCTAATCCACGTCTcccttgtttcttcttcctctgagCCAAGGACTTTTTCCCTTGCAATCCGCTATAATCATGCATTGAACGATTTCTGGAGTGGTGCGGCTATCCTTAacaatcttctcagcaaACTTGCAGACGGCCTGAGTACCACCAAAGTGCTATCGCTCTCATACAAAGATgcatctcattcttctctgcaCCCTTGCtatcttgactttctccGTGATCCTATTGGAGACACTCCATTGATTGTCGAGTCTCGAGAAAAGGCAGCGCAGCTTCTTGGCGCCAATCTCGCCAACATCACTCTCTGCCCTATCTCGCAAGAACCAGCAAAGGGCCGACCTGACACCGACTATTCCGTGAAAAGGCAGATTTTGTCGCAAGAGACGACGCAAACTGTCTTTAAGCTTTGCAAGGAGCATGGAGTTACTGTAACGGCACTATTGACAGCCTTGCAAGCGCTTGCACTCCTCAAAACCTTTCCTCCTGAAGATGTGACCCGAATGACGGCGGCACCTATCTGCGTGAGCAACAGGCTGCGGCAGACATCTTTCGGTGGCAATCAGGGTCATTCGGCTTCTACGAAGACTAGATTGAGCGAGATATGTCAAGAGGCAGCCTACATCGGGCCCGTCATGGCGACTACTTTCCTTGTGTCCCCCTTTGACGTGAGTTCATatctcaagaaccaggatGCTATTATTGGAGACGAGACCTGGAGAAACATTGTTTGGGAAGTTACCCGAAATGTTGGTCAAGCGACAGATGAGGCGGTCAATAGCAACTTGAGTGAGCATGTGGATTGGACTCAAGGCCCAGctgcctttggtggtgttgcgcACGCAATGGAAGCGATGAAAGCCGGCCTGCTGCCTTCGTAAGTCTCCTCGGTAGATTGCCATCACAACCATCACTTCTTCTAACAATATCGATAGACCGCCTGGCATGTTTACTCCTCTGTCATCAGCAGGTCTTTTGGACGGACATCATCTCCCAAGGTCATACGGATCTCCAGACCCAAATGATAAGCCTGCACTGCAAATTGACGACTTTTCGTTTTATTCGCGAGTTAGCAACTTGTTTGGACGTAAGTGCAATattcctgcttctcaagcgTTCTTGTTCTACAACGAGACTGACAGTTTCATACTCAGCTCAAACATGGGCTTGGACATTTTCCGGGAAGCTTAACATAACATTGGTGATGCCTGATCCGCGAGTTCGGTCTGTTCCGAATCTTGAGTGGTGGGATCTGTTCAACGAGATGGTTGTCAAAATGGCGACTGAGGGTTCAGCTGATGTTAGTGCTTAGTAGATGAAGCTTACAATGCCAATCGCCCCGGCTACAGTGTTTCCATCATGTAGTAGGGCGCACTTTTGGAATCCGATCACTAGCCGGCGATAAAGTGATTATAATAGTCTGACTTGACGCACACTTGACAGTCAAGAATACAATGTTCCATGTTGACCTTGCTACTCATCGACATGTCTGAACTACGGCTGTAAAAGCGGCGAAGCGTCTTCGGAGATAAAGCACAAAAATGTCTGGGGGCTTGGCTACTGATGCTTCGCCGTGGCGTCAATGACAAAAGGTGGGGAAACCATGTTTAACTCGGTCATTTTTGCGCCCTTCAAATGTCTTTCATGTAATGCCCGCCGAGTCGCTCCAAAACGTAATTAGCATATAAGAGCCCAACTCCCCAGAGTTGTGCTACttatcaagatcttcacAGCAATACGATGAACTCTTTTGATCCCCCAGACCAAGGTGCAGAACTAGACTCTCTAAGCTCTACCTTCCAGGCTGCCTTCGATCGGATCTTCCAGACCACCCAGAAGGTTAGCGAAGACCCTCTATTGCGAGTAGCCCAAGGGGCCGATGTCTCTCTACTCAAAGAAATCAGTACTCCAGGCGATGCTCACTCCGTGGAGGCTACCATTGAGGATGTGTTCACCATCTCTGACTATCGAATGCGAATGAACCATCCCAAGGCTTTCTGCTTTATTCCAGCGCCTGTCTCACCACTTTCTTGGATAGGCGATTGCCTGTCCAGCGCTTTTAACTCTTTTGCTGGATCGAGACTGCAGGGCTCTGGTGTAGCTGTTGTTGAGCAGACGCTGCTGCAATGGTTGTCAGCCAAAGTCGGATTTCCAGACACGTCTGGAGGTATCTTTGTCTCAGGGGGCTCTATGGCAAACA comes from the Fusarium verticillioides 7600 chromosome 11, whole genome shotgun sequence genome and includes:
- a CDS encoding gluconolactonase, whose product is MSTKRGTSTTKGRDDSGRQGTSKTQKSSILTPTTMAIGVLAIGVMIPYSLGLFGEAQAKPTAIDPAKLPATAQIIDQKSFNVLEHVPPPKEANATTRFLWPGVTYESLTERPFHVYDAEFLNIIGGNPTLTLLATSEKDPIFHEAVVWNPPTEEVFFVQNAGDPDAGTGLAKSSVIQKISLAEAEALKNGSHTESQVKITVVDSDPQVINPNGGTNYKGQIIFAGEGQGDEIPSALYLMNPEAPYNTTRLVNNFFGRQFNSLNDVSVNPRNGDIYFTDTMYGYWQYFRPVPGLQNQVYRFDPDTGALTVVADGFVAPNGLTFSPDGLHAYVTDTGISNGLFGQNYTRPASIYRFDVQNDGTWDNRKTFAFTAARLPDGIHCDSKGNVYAGCGDGVHVWNQSGKLIGKIYTGINAANFQFAGKGRMVIMGRTKLFYATIAASGAPLS